One Pseudomonas fluorescens genomic region harbors:
- a CDS encoding AAA family ATPase, translating into MKFEGTQAYVATDDLKLAVNAAITLERPLLVKGEPGTGKTMLAEQLAESFGAKLITWHIKSTTKAHQGLYEYDAVSRLRDSQLGTEKVHDVRNYLKKGKLWEAFESEERVILLIDEIDKADIEFPNDLLQELDKMEFYVYEIDETIKAKKRPIIIITSNNEKELPDAFLRRCFFHYIAFPDRTTLQKIVDVHYPDIKKDLVSEALDVFFDVRKVPGLKKKPSTSELVDWLKLLMADNIGEAVLRERDPTKAIPPLAGALVKNEQDVQLLERLAFMSRRGTR; encoded by the coding sequence ATGAAGTTCGAAGGCACCCAGGCCTACGTCGCCACCGATGACCTGAAGCTGGCGGTCAACGCCGCCATCACCCTGGAGCGGCCACTGCTGGTCAAGGGCGAGCCGGGCACTGGCAAGACCATGCTTGCCGAGCAACTCGCCGAGTCGTTTGGCGCCAAGTTGATCACCTGGCACATCAAGTCCACCACCAAAGCGCATCAGGGCCTGTACGAATACGATGCGGTGAGCCGTCTGCGCGATTCGCAACTGGGCACCGAAAAAGTCCACGACGTGCGCAACTATCTGAAGAAGGGCAAGCTCTGGGAAGCCTTCGAGTCCGAGGAGCGGGTCATTCTGCTGATCGACGAAATCGACAAGGCCGACATCGAGTTCCCTAACGACTTGCTGCAAGAACTCGACAAGATGGAGTTCTACGTTTACGAGATCGACGAGACCATCAAGGCCAAGAAGCGCCCGATCATCATCATTACCTCCAACAACGAGAAAGAGCTGCCGGACGCGTTCCTGCGTCGCTGCTTCTTCCACTACATCGCCTTCCCGGACCGCACGACCCTGCAGAAAATCGTCGATGTGCATTACCCGGACATCAAGAAAGATCTGGTCAGCGAAGCGCTCGATGTGTTCTTCGATGTGCGCAAAGTGCCGGGGTTAAAGAAGAAGCCGTCGACCTCCGAACTGGTCGACTGGCTGAAGCTGTTGATGGCCGACAACATCGGCGAAGCAGTGCTGCGCGAGCGCGATCCGACCAAAGCCATTCCGCCACTGGCTGGTGCTTTGGTGAAAAACGAGCAGGACGTGCAGTTGCTTGAACGTCTGGCGTTCATGAGCCGTCGCGGCACCCGCTAA
- a CDS encoding 5-oxoprolinase subunit B family protein: MNPRIEVVAVDCLMVRLFDEIAEAHMPWMLAASERLRAVFGAQLIDLVPSYTTLMVHYDLTVLSPTQARELIAEALRDLSPNARASGRCHVLPVWYDLSVGPELRLLAGRSGLPVAEVIRRHSAREYQVFALGFAPGFAFMGLVEEILAAPRLDTPRKKVAAGSVGIAERQTAAYPVVSPGGWNLIGRTPAKLFDRHRDGYSLMQPGDTVRFEAVDRAEFIRLDGDDTPLEALA, from the coding sequence ATGAATCCACGAATTGAAGTGGTGGCGGTGGATTGTCTGATGGTGCGGCTGTTTGACGAAATTGCCGAAGCCCACATGCCGTGGATGCTTGCCGCCAGCGAGCGCTTGCGCGCGGTGTTCGGTGCGCAACTGATCGATCTGGTGCCGTCGTACACGACGTTGATGGTGCATTACGACCTGACGGTTTTGAGCCCGACCCAGGCGCGCGAATTGATTGCCGAAGCGCTGCGCGATCTCTCGCCGAATGCGCGGGCCAGTGGGCGCTGTCACGTCTTGCCGGTCTGGTACGACCTGAGTGTCGGGCCGGAACTGCGCCTGCTGGCGGGACGCAGCGGCCTGCCGGTGGCCGAGGTTATCCGTCGGCACAGTGCGCGCGAGTATCAGGTGTTCGCCCTCGGCTTCGCCCCGGGTTTTGCCTTCATGGGTTTAGTCGAAGAAATCCTCGCGGCGCCGCGCCTGGACACGCCGCGCAAGAAAGTCGCTGCGGGCAGCGTTGGCATCGCTGAGCGGCAAACGGCGGCCTATCCCGTGGTATCGCCCGGTGGCTGGAACCTGATCGGCCGCACTCCTGCGAAGCTTTTCGATCGCCACCGCGACGGCTACAGCCTGATGCAGCCCGGCGACACGGTGCGCTTCGAAGCGGTCGACCGCGCCGAATTCATTCGTCTGGACGGCGATGACACACCACTGGAGGCGCTGGCATGA
- a CDS encoding biotin-dependent carboxyltransferase family protein, translated as MTRLTIEASTPLCLLQDAGRFGVRHLGVTQGGAADWCSMRWANWLLGNALDAVVVEITLGGFAVIADADCLLALAGADLGAQIDGRPLAPWRSFKLAKGQTLRFTQPVLGARAYLAAPAGFAAPKVLGSSATVVREELGGLDGMGFALSKGATLGYSGNGLALREVPLALRPDFATDTPLDLVLGAQIGQFSGQSLFNVFNSPWTLDSRADRMGIRLLGKALHYQGLPMISEGIPLGAVQVPPDGQPIVLLNDRQTIGGYPRLGALTPLALARLAQCLPGAKVMLRPVMQDVAHREHVDHLQRFV; from the coding sequence ATGACGCGACTGACCATTGAAGCGAGCACGCCGCTGTGCCTGTTGCAGGATGCCGGGCGATTCGGCGTGCGGCATCTGGGCGTAACCCAGGGCGGCGCGGCGGATTGGTGTTCGATGCGTTGGGCGAATTGGCTGCTGGGCAATGCGCTGGATGCGGTGGTGGTTGAAATCACCCTCGGTGGGTTCGCCGTGATCGCCGACGCGGATTGCCTGTTGGCACTGGCCGGGGCGGATCTTGGAGCGCAAATTGATGGCCGGCCGCTAGCTCCGTGGCGCAGCTTCAAATTGGCCAAAGGGCAGACCTTGCGCTTCACCCAGCCTGTGCTCGGCGCGCGTGCTTATCTCGCCGCTCCCGCCGGTTTCGCAGCCCCCAAGGTGCTGGGCAGCAGTGCCACGGTGGTGCGCGAAGAACTCGGTGGGCTGGACGGAATGGGCTTTGCGCTCAGTAAAGGCGCGACGCTCGGTTACAGCGGTAACGGGCTCGCCTTGCGCGAAGTGCCATTGGCGCTGCGTCCGGATTTTGCAACGGACACACCGCTGGATCTGGTACTCGGCGCGCAGATCGGCCAGTTCAGCGGGCAAAGCCTGTTCAATGTGTTCAACAGCCCCTGGACGCTCGACAGTCGGGCCGATCGCATGGGCATTCGCCTGCTCGGCAAGGCCTTGCACTATCAAGGGTTGCCGATGATTTCCGAGGGGATTCCATTGGGCGCAGTGCAAGTGCCGCCGGATGGCCAGCCGATCGTGTTGCTCAATGATCGGCAGACCATCGGTGGATATCCGCGCTTGGGCGCCTTGACCCCACTGGCGCTGGCGCGGCTGGCGCAGTGTCTGCCGGGGGCGAAGGTGATGTTGAGACCGGTGATGCAGGACGTCGCGCATCGCGAGCATGTCGACCATCTGCAGCGTTTTGTTTGA
- a CDS encoding vWA domain-containing protein encodes MLLNLFNEMRAAKVPVSVRELLDLINALKQRVTFADMDEFYYLSRAILVKDERHFDKFDRAFGAYFNGLEKLDDHLQALIPEDWLRKEFERSLTDEERAQIQSLGGLDKLIEEFKKRLEEQKERHAGGNKWIGTGGTSPFGSGGFNPEGIRVGDAGKRQGKAVKVWDQREYKNLDDSVELGTRNIKVALRRLRKFARQGAAEELDIDGTIDHTAKDAGLLNIQMRPERRNTVKLLLLFDIGGSMDAHVKICEELFSACKTEFKHLEYFYFHNFIYESVWKNNMRRTSERTSTQDLLHKYGADYKVIFIGDAAMAPYEITQAGGSVEHWNEEPGYVWMQRFMEKYKKLIWINPYPKDTWGYTSSTNIVRDLIEDQMYPLTLRGLEEGMRFLSK; translated from the coding sequence ATGTTGCTCAACCTGTTCAATGAAATGCGTGCAGCCAAGGTGCCGGTGTCGGTGCGCGAGTTGCTCGACCTGATCAACGCGCTGAAACAGCGCGTGACGTTCGCCGACATGGACGAGTTCTACTATTTGTCGCGGGCGATTCTGGTGAAGGACGAACGCCATTTCGACAAGTTCGACCGCGCATTCGGCGCCTACTTCAATGGTCTGGAAAAGCTCGACGATCACTTGCAGGCGCTGATTCCAGAAGACTGGTTGCGCAAGGAATTCGAGCGCTCGCTGACCGATGAAGAGCGCGCGCAGATTCAGTCCCTCGGCGGTCTGGACAAGCTGATCGAAGAATTCAAGAAACGTCTGGAAGAACAGAAAGAACGTCACGCCGGCGGCAACAAATGGATCGGCACTGGCGGCACCAGCCCGTTCGGCTCCGGCGGTTTCAACCCGGAAGGCATTCGCGTTGGCGATGCCGGCAAGCGCCAGGGCAAAGCGGTGAAAGTCTGGGACCAGCGCGAGTACAAGAATCTCGATGACTCGGTGGAACTGGGTACACGCAACATCAAAGTAGCACTGCGTCGCTTGCGCAAGTTCGCCCGCCAGGGTGCCGCCGAAGAACTCGACATTGACGGCACCATTGACCACACCGCCAAGGACGCCGGGCTGCTGAACATTCAGATGCGCCCGGAACGCCGCAACACGGTAAAGCTGTTGTTGCTGTTCGACATCGGCGGCTCGATGGATGCGCACGTGAAGATTTGCGAAGAGTTGTTTTCGGCGTGCAAGACCGAGTTCAAGCATCTGGAATATTTCTATTTCCACAACTTCATTTATGAATCGGTGTGGAAGAACAACATGCGGCGCACCTCCGAGCGCACCTCGACCCAGGATCTGCTGCACAAGTACGGCGCCGACTATAAGGTGATTTTCATCGGCGACGCAGCGATGGCGCCTTATGAAATCACCCAGGCCGGCGGCAGCGTCGAGCATTGGAACGAAGAACCGGGTTACGTGTGGATGCAGCGCTTCATGGAGAAATACAAGAAGCTCATCTGGATCAATCCGTATCCGAAAGACACGTGGGGCTATACCTCATCAACCAACATCGTGCGGGATCTGATCGAGGATCAGATGTATCCGCTGACGTTGCGCGGGCTTGAGGAGGGGATGCGGTTTCTTTCCAAATGA
- a CDS encoding 5-oxoprolinase subunit PxpA, which yields MSRLLLNCDIGESFGSWTMGLDAEVMPFIDCANIACGFHAGDPSIMRKTVALALKHGVQIGAHPAYQDLVGFGRRSMAYSAQELQDILHYQIGALDGICKAQGGRVGYVKPHGAMYNDMMANPAQLRAVIQAVAAYDRDLPLMLMATRDNAAAQQIGDEYGVTLWFEAFADRAYDSTGRLVARQLAGAVHHEAEKIIEQALTIARGGELTASDGSALQLQANTLCVHGDNASSVAAVQRIRQALQQSSAS from the coding sequence GTGAGCCGCCTGCTATTGAATTGCGACATCGGCGAAAGCTTCGGCAGCTGGACCATGGGTCTGGACGCCGAGGTCATGCCATTCATCGATTGCGCCAACATCGCCTGCGGCTTCCACGCTGGCGACCCGAGCATCATGCGCAAAACCGTGGCGTTGGCCCTCAAGCATGGCGTGCAGATCGGCGCGCATCCGGCCTATCAGGATCTGGTCGGATTCGGTCGACGTTCCATGGCTTATTCGGCGCAGGAGCTGCAAGACATCCTGCATTACCAGATCGGCGCGCTCGACGGCATCTGCAAGGCGCAGGGCGGCCGGGTCGGTTACGTCAAACCTCACGGTGCGATGTACAACGACATGATGGCCAATCCCGCGCAATTGCGCGCGGTGATCCAGGCCGTGGCCGCTTATGATCGTGACCTGCCGCTGATGTTGATGGCGACCCGTGACAACGCTGCCGCGCAGCAGATCGGCGATGAGTACGGTGTGACGCTGTGGTTCGAAGCGTTTGCCGACCGCGCCTACGACAGCACCGGTCGCCTGGTTGCACGGCAGTTAGCGGGCGCGGTGCATCACGAGGCGGAAAAAATCATCGAGCAAGCGCTGACCATCGCCCGTGGCGGCGAACTCACCGCCAGCGACGGCAGTGCTTTGCAGCTGCAGGCCAACACCTTGTGCGTACACGGTGACAACGCCAGTTCGGTGGCCGCTGTGCAGCGCATTCGCCAGGCGCTGCAGCAGTCGAGTGCGTCATGA